The following proteins are co-located in the Haloarcula rubripromontorii genome:
- a CDS encoding DUF1328 family protein has translation MTHLLTTVPLQAGGGFLELALLFLVLAVVAGLAGLGGIAGLSMRIAKILVVVFLVLMVVSFLL, from the coding sequence ATGACGCACCTACTGACCACGGTCCCGCTCCAGGCCGGCGGCGGGTTCCTCGAACTGGCGTTGCTGTTCCTCGTCCTCGCTGTCGTCGCCGGACTGGCTGGGCTGGGCGGTATCGCGGGACTCAGCATGCGAATCGCAAAAATACTCGTGGTCGTATTCCTCGTCCTGATGGTCGTTAGCTTCCTGCTGTGA
- a CDS encoding adenylate kinase, with product MSNPRILILGPPGAGKGTQSANLADEYGVEHITTGDALRANKDMDISDMNTEYDTPREYMEAGDLVPDAVVNAIVDEALSQADGFVLDGYPRNLDQAEELEGMTDLDVILSLDVSREELVDRLTGRRVCDDCGANYHVEFNQPEEEGVCDECGGDLIQRDDDNEESVRNRLDVFDDNTAPVIDHYEDHDGFVAVDGEQTPDEVWSEIQAAVDAQTA from the coding sequence ATGTCGAATCCGCGAATCCTGATTCTCGGGCCGCCGGGAGCCGGCAAAGGAACGCAGAGCGCCAACCTCGCCGACGAGTACGGCGTCGAACACATCACGACCGGTGACGCGCTCCGGGCGAACAAGGACATGGACATTAGCGACATGAACACCGAGTACGACACGCCCCGCGAGTACATGGAAGCGGGCGACCTCGTCCCCGACGCGGTGGTCAACGCTATCGTCGACGAAGCGCTCTCACAGGCCGACGGCTTCGTCCTCGACGGCTACCCGCGTAACCTCGACCAGGCCGAAGAACTGGAAGGGATGACCGACCTCGACGTGATTCTCTCGCTCGATGTCTCGCGGGAGGAACTGGTCGACCGGCTCACCGGTCGCCGCGTCTGTGACGACTGCGGAGCGAACTACCACGTCGAGTTCAACCAGCCCGAGGAGGAGGGTGTCTGCGACGAGTGTGGCGGCGACCTCATCCAGCGCGACGACGACAACGAGGAGTCCGTCCGCAACCGACTGGACGTGTTCGACGACAACACCGCGCCAGTCATCGACCACTACGAGGACCACGACGGCTTCGTCGCGGTCGACGGCGAGCAGACGCCCGACGAGGTCTGGAGCGAGATTCAGGCCGCTGTCGACGCACAGACGGCCTGA
- a CDS encoding nucleotide exchange factor GrpE, with the protein MTEQDAADDAAATEESTASEAQADDADIEDAPEGVDADEVDLGEFDIDDELVDRVAESDPEDIARELSALRTRVDSLESQVEQQDGDIEELEEKLKRKQAEFQNYKKRMDKRREQEQKRATEDLVTRLLDVRDNLERALDQDEDTDIRGGVESTLRQLDDVLDAENVEVIDPEPGEDVDPTQQQVLARVDSDQPEGTIADVHRPGYEMADKVLREAQVTVSESEE; encoded by the coding sequence ATGACTGAGCAGGACGCAGCCGACGACGCGGCCGCGACCGAGGAGTCGACCGCGAGCGAGGCGCAAGCGGACGACGCGGACATCGAGGACGCGCCGGAAGGCGTCGATGCGGACGAAGTCGACCTCGGCGAGTTTGATATCGACGACGAATTGGTCGACCGGGTCGCCGAATCGGATCCTGAAGACATCGCCCGGGAACTCTCCGCGCTACGGACGCGCGTGGACAGCCTCGAATCGCAGGTCGAACAGCAGGACGGCGACATCGAGGAGCTAGAGGAGAAGCTCAAACGCAAGCAAGCGGAGTTCCAGAACTACAAGAAGCGGATGGACAAGCGCCGCGAGCAGGAACAGAAGCGTGCCACCGAAGACCTCGTAACGCGTCTGCTCGACGTTCGAGACAATCTGGAGCGGGCACTCGACCAGGACGAGGACACGGACATCAGGGGCGGCGTCGAGTCCACGCTCCGCCAGCTCGACGACGTACTCGACGCAGAGAACGTCGAGGTTATCGACCCCGAGCCCGGCGAGGACGTGGACCCGACACAGCAGCAGGTGCTGGCCCGCGTCGACAGCGACCAGCCCGAGGGGACCATTGCAGACGTCCACCGGCCCGGCTACGAGATGGCCGACAAGGTGTTGCGCGAGGCGCAGGTCACGGTCAGCGAGAGCGAGGAGTAG
- the dnaK gene encoding molecular chaperone DnaK translates to MASNKILGIDLGTTNSAFAVMEGGDPEIIVNGEGERTTPSVVAFDDGERLVGKPAKNQAVKNPDETIQSIKRHMGEDDYTVELDGEEYTPEQVSAMILQKIKHDAEEYLGDEIEKAVITVPAYFNDRQRQATKDAGEIAGFEVERIVNEPTAAAMAYGLDDESDQTVLVYDLGGGTFDVSVLDLGGGVYEVVATNGDNDLGGDDWDHAIIDYLADEFEAEHGIDLRDDRQALQRLTEAAEEAKIELSSRKETRINLPFIATTDDGPLDLEQKITRAKFESLTEDLIERTVGPTEQALADADYTKSDIDEVILVGGSTRMPQVQDQVEEMTGQEPKKNVNPDEAVALGAAIQAGVLSGDVDDIVLLDVTPLSLGVEVKGGLFERLIDKNTTIPTEESKIFTTAQDNQTQVQIRVFQGEREIAEENELLGAFALSGIPPAPAGTPQIEVSFNIDENGIVNVEAEDKGSGNKEDITIEGGAGLSDEQIEEMQQEAEQHAEEDEQRRERIEARNEAEASVRRAETLLDENEEEIDDDLRADIEAKIEDVEEVLEDEDATKEDYEEVTETLSEELQEIGKQMYQDQAQQAAGGAAGAGPGGAAGPGGAAGPGGAAGGAAGQGEEYVDADFEDVDDEDE, encoded by the coding sequence ATGGCGAGCAACAAGATTCTGGGTATCGACCTTGGGACCACGAACAGCGCGTTCGCGGTCATGGAAGGTGGCGACCCCGAAATCATTGTCAACGGCGAAGGCGAGCGGACAACACCGTCCGTCGTCGCGTTCGACGACGGCGAGCGACTCGTCGGGAAGCCGGCGAAGAACCAGGCGGTAAAGAACCCCGACGAGACGATCCAGTCGATCAAGCGCCACATGGGCGAAGACGACTACACGGTCGAACTGGACGGCGAGGAGTACACGCCGGAGCAGGTCTCGGCGATGATTCTCCAGAAGATCAAACACGACGCCGAGGAGTACCTCGGCGACGAGATCGAGAAGGCGGTTATTACCGTCCCGGCCTATTTCAACGACCGACAGCGCCAGGCGACCAAGGACGCCGGCGAAATCGCTGGCTTCGAGGTCGAGCGCATCGTCAACGAGCCGACCGCGGCCGCGATGGCCTACGGTCTCGATGACGAGTCCGACCAGACCGTTCTCGTGTACGATCTCGGTGGCGGCACCTTCGATGTCTCTGTCCTCGACCTCGGTGGCGGCGTCTACGAGGTCGTCGCCACGAACGGGGACAACGACCTCGGTGGCGACGACTGGGACCACGCCATCATCGACTATCTGGCCGACGAGTTCGAGGCCGAACACGGCATCGACCTCCGCGACGACCGGCAGGCGCTCCAGCGGCTGACCGAGGCCGCCGAAGAGGCCAAGATCGAACTCTCCTCGCGCAAGGAGACCCGCATCAACCTCCCGTTCATCGCGACCACAGACGACGGCCCGCTGGACCTCGAACAGAAGATCACGCGTGCGAAGTTCGAGTCCCTGACCGAGGATCTCATCGAGCGCACCGTCGGCCCGACGGAGCAAGCGCTTGCCGACGCGGACTACACCAAAAGCGACATCGACGAGGTCATCCTCGTCGGTGGCTCGACGCGGATGCCACAGGTGCAGGACCAGGTCGAGGAGATGACCGGGCAGGAACCGAAGAAGAACGTCAACCCCGACGAGGCCGTCGCACTGGGCGCGGCCATTCAGGCCGGCGTCCTCTCCGGCGACGTGGACGACATCGTCCTGCTCGACGTGACGCCGCTGTCGCTGGGTGTCGAGGTCAAGGGCGGCCTCTTCGAGCGGCTCATCGACAAGAACACCACCATCCCGACCGAGGAATCGAAGATCTTCACGACCGCACAGGACAACCAGACGCAAGTCCAGATCCGTGTCTTCCAAGGCGAGCGTGAAATCGCCGAAGAGAACGAACTGCTCGGCGCGTTCGCGCTCTCGGGCATCCCGCCGGCCCCCGCCGGCACCCCCCAGATTGAAGTGTCGTTCAACATCGACGAGAACGGCATCGTCAACGTCGAAGCCGAGGACAAGGGCTCGGGCAACAAGGAGGACATCACCATCGAAGGCGGTGCCGGTCTCTCCGACGAGCAGATCGAGGAGATGCAACAGGAGGCCGAACAGCACGCCGAAGAGGACGAACAGCGCCGCGAGCGTATCGAAGCCCGCAACGAGGCCGAGGCGTCCGTCCGCCGCGCCGAGACGCTCCTCGACGAAAACGAGGAGGAGATAGACGACGACCTCCGGGCCGACATCGAGGCCAAAATCGAGGACGTCGAGGAGGTCCTCGAAGACGAGGACGCCACGAAAGAGGACTACGAGGAAGTCACCGAGACCCTGAGCGAGGAACTGCAGGAGATCGGCAAGCAAATGTATCAGGATCAGGCCCAGCAGGCCGCAGGCGGCGCCGCGGGCGCTGGTCCGGGTGGCGCGGCCGGCCCCGGCGGTGCTGCCGGACCGGGCGGCGCAGCAGGCGGCGCGGCCGGACAGGGTGAGGAGTACGTCGACGCCGACTTCGAAGACGTCGACGACGAAGACGAATAA
- a CDS encoding HalOD1 output domain-containing protein has product MSGSDSQPGRPSDDPDTLHMEFDWNAVSPSVAVVQTVAIAADREATELSPLIETLDPDALDQLFVQSSGPDSTVSLSFRLGKYAVTVTGTGDVYVRAESVSL; this is encoded by the coding sequence ATGAGTGGGTCCGACAGCCAGCCCGGCCGGCCATCTGACGACCCGGACACGCTCCATATGGAGTTCGACTGGAACGCGGTCTCACCGTCAGTAGCAGTCGTACAAACGGTCGCAATCGCGGCTGACCGGGAGGCCACAGAGCTGTCGCCGCTCATCGAAACGCTCGATCCGGACGCGCTCGATCAACTATTTGTTCAGTCGTCAGGGCCAGACAGTACCGTCTCGCTTTCGTTTCGGTTGGGCAAGTACGCAGTAACCGTGACCGGAACCGGGGACGTGTATGTCCGAGCCGAGTCTGTCAGTTTGTGA
- a CDS encoding RNA-guided pseudouridylation complex pseudouridine synthase subunit Cbf5: MTLRDPPGDRDLDSLRSFGVVNLDKPPGPSAHQVAAWIRDATGQDRVAHGGTLDPKVTGCLPVLLGDAARMAQVFDDAVKEYVTVLELHDQVPADITDIVAEFETDIYQKPPRKSAVKRQLRSRRIHALDILEQGERRLLLRVRCASGTYIRKLCHDIGLAAGTGAHMGDLRRTATGTFDDASLSTMHDLVDAIAFAEDGDEAQLREIIQPAERALVHLPRVTIAPSAAREVAEGAPVYAPGVIEVGPAEVGDAAPEIGTQVVSVTPDGAAVCLGTLVGDPDADDGLVVEIDRVLV; encoded by the coding sequence ATGACGCTCCGTGACCCGCCCGGCGACCGCGACCTCGACTCGCTTCGGTCCTTCGGCGTCGTCAATCTCGACAAGCCGCCGGGGCCGTCGGCCCACCAGGTCGCGGCCTGGATTCGCGACGCCACCGGCCAGGACCGGGTCGCCCACGGCGGAACGCTCGACCCGAAAGTGACGGGCTGTCTGCCCGTGTTGCTCGGCGACGCCGCCCGGATGGCGCAGGTGTTCGACGACGCCGTCAAGGAGTACGTCACTGTGCTGGAACTCCACGACCAGGTCCCGGCAGACATCACGGACATCGTCGCCGAGTTCGAGACTGACATCTACCAGAAGCCACCTCGGAAGAGTGCGGTGAAGCGCCAGCTGCGCTCTCGCCGGATTCACGCACTGGATATCCTCGAACAGGGTGAGCGCCGACTGCTCCTGCGAGTCCGGTGTGCTTCGGGCACGTACATCCGGAAACTGTGTCACGACATCGGGCTGGCGGCGGGGACCGGGGCACACATGGGCGACCTCCGACGGACGGCGACGGGGACCTTCGACGACGCGTCGCTATCGACAATGCACGACCTCGTGGACGCGATAGCCTTCGCTGAGGACGGTGACGAAGCACAACTGCGCGAGATTATCCAGCCCGCAGAACGCGCGCTGGTCCACCTGCCGCGGGTCACGATTGCGCCCAGCGCCGCCCGCGAAGTCGCCGAGGGCGCGCCAGTGTACGCGCCGGGCGTCATCGAAGTCGGACCAGCCGAGGTGGGCGACGCGGCGCCCGAAATCGGGACTCAGGTCGTCTCCGTTACTCCCGACGGCGCTGCAGTCTGTCTCGGAACACTCGTCGGCGACCCAGACGCAGATGACGGCCTCGTTGTCGAAATCGACCGCGTGCTGGTATAA
- the cmk gene encoding (d)CMP kinase has product MLITVSGPAGSGKSTLAKSLADALNYEHVSGGDIFRSLAEERGMTPLELNKAAEEDDQIDRDLDRRLRDIAAERDDLVLESRLAGWMAGEYADMKLWLTAPLDVRADRIATRENKPFEQAKTETKERGESEAQRYSDYYDIDFDDLSIYDLSVNTARWDPQGVLSVTLHAVESYSPDGDEGKAPVENIRYEF; this is encoded by the coding sequence ATGTTGATTACCGTCTCCGGGCCGGCCGGCAGCGGCAAGAGTACACTTGCCAAGAGTCTGGCCGACGCACTGAATTACGAGCACGTCAGCGGCGGCGACATCTTCCGCTCGCTGGCCGAAGAGCGCGGGATGACACCGCTCGAACTGAACAAAGCCGCCGAGGAGGACGACCAGATCGACCGCGACCTCGACCGGCGGCTCAGGGACATCGCCGCCGAGCGCGACGACCTCGTGCTGGAGTCCCGTCTCGCCGGCTGGATGGCGGGCGAGTACGCCGACATGAAACTGTGGCTGACTGCGCCGCTGGACGTGCGCGCGGACCGCATCGCGACGCGGGAGAACAAGCCCTTCGAGCAGGCCAAGACCGAGACGAAAGAGCGCGGCGAGAGCGAGGCCCAGCGCTACAGCGACTACTACGACATCGACTTCGACGACCTCTCTATCTACGACCTGTCGGTCAACACCGCCCGCTGGGACCCACAGGGCGTCCTGAGCGTGACCCTCCATGCCGTCGAGTCGTACAGCCCCGATGGCGACGAAGGGAAGGCACCGGTCGAGAACATCCGGTACGAGTTCTGA
- the dnaJ gene encoding molecular chaperone DnaJ has protein sequence MSQDFYEILGVSRDASEDEIKEAYREKAREYHPDVSDDPDAEEKFKQAKKAKEVLTDEEKRQMYDQMGHERFEQAEKRGGAGGGGGRGGMGGDPFGGGAGGFDMQDIFDQFFGGGGRGGRGGSRRRQGQDLQTRLEIDLEEAYNGATKQLNVTRPEACDDCDGAGHPPGADSQTCPECNGQGQTTQVQQTPMGRVQQTTTCRRCEGEGTLYDETCSTCRGNGVVQNDASLEVEIPSGIADGQTLRMEREGAPGEHGGPNGDLLIEVSVRDHPDFERDGDDLQHQQAISFPQAVFGDNITVPTLDGEVEVDVPSGTQSGEVFRLEGKGMPRLRRRGRGDLYVQVQVVTPDSLNAEQKEALEQFAEAGGEEVDVEEGFFEKLKNSL, from the coding sequence ATGAGTCAGGATTTCTACGAGATACTGGGTGTCTCTCGGGACGCCTCCGAAGACGAGATCAAGGAGGCCTATCGAGAGAAAGCCCGGGAATACCACCCGGACGTGAGCGACGATCCCGACGCCGAAGAGAAGTTCAAGCAGGCCAAGAAGGCCAAGGAGGTCCTCACCGACGAGGAGAAGCGCCAGATGTACGACCAGATGGGCCACGAGCGCTTCGAGCAGGCCGAGAAGCGCGGCGGCGCTGGCGGTGGCGGCGGCCGCGGCGGGATGGGCGGGGACCCGTTCGGTGGCGGCGCTGGCGGTTTCGATATGCAGGATATCTTCGACCAGTTCTTCGGAGGCGGCGGCCGCGGCGGGCGCGGTGGCAGCCGACGGCGACAGGGACAGGACCTCCAGACGAGACTAGAGATCGACCTCGAAGAGGCCTACAACGGCGCAACGAAGCAGCTGAACGTCACTCGGCCGGAAGCCTGCGACGACTGTGACGGGGCCGGTCATCCACCGGGAGCCGACTCACAGACCTGTCCGGAGTGTAACGGCCAGGGCCAGACGACACAGGTCCAGCAGACGCCGATGGGACGGGTTCAGCAGACGACGACCTGCCGCCGGTGTGAGGGCGAAGGGACACTGTACGACGAAACGTGTTCGACCTGCCGGGGCAACGGCGTCGTCCAGAACGACGCGAGCCTCGAAGTCGAGATCCCGTCCGGTATCGCCGACGGACAGACGCTCCGGATGGAGCGTGAGGGCGCGCCCGGGGAACACGGCGGCCCGAACGGAGACCTGCTCATCGAGGTGAGCGTCCGCGACCACCCGGACTTCGAGCGCGACGGTGACGACCTGCAACACCAACAGGCCATCTCGTTCCCGCAGGCCGTCTTCGGCGACAACATCACCGTCCCGACGCTGGACGGCGAGGTCGAGGTCGACGTGCCAAGCGGTACCCAGAGCGGTGAGGTGTTCCGTCTAGAGGGCAAGGGTATGCCCCGACTCCGCCGCCGCGGCCGGGGAGACCTCTACGTGCAGGTGCAAGTCGTCACACCCGACAGCCTGAATGCCGAACAGAAAGAGGCCCTCGAACAGTTCGCGGAGGC
- a CDS encoding DUF106 domain-containing protein yields the protein MARTAPKVERLAEDGEAMTDALSTVLAAAEENGTVTWSDVSDDLTSGEWGRLIESGLLIDADGEGFVIDDPEGVREALEESDAAPSDDDEDSGWSKWDKLAGLGTLGLFAGYSMTSVRDVIAGGVIDIVLGPLNDMLPFYVVILVLAIITGTTSTILQDNLMDMSGMGDHQEKMEDLKERRKAAKERDDQEALDRLEEEQMELMTDQMGMFKQQFRPMVWIMLVNIPLFLWLYWIVFGAGVEASPVITLPIFGEVEAWRNGIAGPVQAWIVWYFLCSLSFTQIIRKALNVETTPTG from the coding sequence ATGGCACGTACCGCGCCGAAGGTAGAACGACTCGCCGAAGACGGCGAGGCAATGACTGACGCGCTCTCGACGGTGCTCGCTGCGGCCGAAGAGAACGGGACCGTCACCTGGAGTGACGTGAGTGACGACCTCACGAGCGGTGAGTGGGGACGGCTCATCGAGTCCGGCCTGCTCATCGACGCCGATGGCGAGGGGTTCGTCATCGACGACCCCGAGGGCGTCCGCGAGGCGCTCGAAGAGTCCGACGCGGCACCGAGCGATGACGACGAGGACAGCGGCTGGTCGAAGTGGGACAAGCTCGCCGGCCTCGGAACGCTCGGCCTGTTTGCCGGCTACTCGATGACTTCTGTCCGGGACGTTATCGCGGGCGGGGTCATCGATATCGTCCTCGGGCCGCTCAACGATATGCTCCCCTTTTATGTCGTCATCCTGGTGCTTGCGATTATTACCGGGACTACCTCGACGATTCTGCAGGACAACCTCATGGACATGTCGGGGATGGGTGACCATCAAGAGAAGATGGAGGACCTGAAAGAGCGCCGCAAGGCTGCGAAGGAACGCGACGACCAGGAAGCTCTAGACCGGCTCGAAGAGGAGCAGATGGAGCTGATGACCGACCAGATGGGGATGTTCAAACAGCAGTTCCGCCCGATGGTGTGGATCATGCTGGTCAACATCCCGCTGTTCCTCTGGCTCTACTGGATCGTCTTCGGAGCCGGCGTCGAGGCGAGCCCGGTGATTACGCTCCCCATCTTCGGGGAGGTCGAGGCGTGGCGCAACGGCATCGCCGGCCCGGTCCAGGCGTGGATTGTCTGGTACTTCCTGTGCTCGCTCTCGTTCACCCAGATCATCCGGAAGGCGCTCAACGTCGAGACGACGCCGACCGGGTAG